The following are encoded in a window of Candidatus Microthrix parvicella Bio17-1 genomic DNA:
- the polA gene encoding DNA polymerase I, with amino-acid sequence MPTVMLVDGNSLTYRAYFALPTDLATASGQVTNAVFGFTSMLVNLVRDHRPDRIVVTFDLPEPTFRHKAVTTYKANRDATPDLLVQQMELVRRVVDTLALPVVEAPGFEADDVIATLAERAKVAGEDVIIVTGDRDSYQLVENPHVRVLYNRRGVSDYALYDEEGILERTGVKPSDYVFYAALRGDPSDNLPGVPGVGEKTAAKLVNKYGTIDELFAHAAEQTPKLAQSLEANEDQVRMNAQMMALIRDVDLAEEVTSLRVGSIDADEVAELFGFLEFSSLQARFSEAFGAYLSAPLAAGDARVLEAEVTVPGTAVEAAKALEAAIASGVDGPVGVAADWLGDPGRSPLAGLAVVTDAAAGEVAWFPDPATGVLTGCDDQVVALLGGDVPLVAHDAKPLLRSLLGLEVEVSGLALDTKLAAYLLDPADARYDLAELLARYAGAEMAGAEPTPSDQLDLGDGPSDQPHQVIARRALAVEALAGPMREALEVRGLAALNDDVEVPLVRVLARMEDLGVGVDRDALQGLADRLVAEVAEERAAIVATAGHEFNVNSTPQLRQVLFDELGLTPHKKTKTGYSTDAATLEKLRGEHPIVEHLLRYREVEKLRSTYGEGLLSEIAPDGRIHATFNQTVARTGRLSSDQPNLHNIPVRSEEGRLFRRAFVPAPGYRLCVADYNQIELRCIAHLSQDPGLVGAFTAGDDIHAQTAARIFEVDADEVTVAQRSTAKMVSYGLAYGMEAYGLGQRLSIPTGEAQVILDAYFEGFPNVRAYMEGAVADAREKGYTETLFGRRRQIPELASRVRAVRQAGERQAMNAGIQGLAADIFKLALVRLDRGLEDRGGTSRLILQVHDEVVLEVPPADEAEITAVVLDAMSGAFDLAVPLEVNLAFGDTWADAKA; translated from the coding sequence TCAACCTGGTGCGAGACCATCGGCCCGACCGGATCGTGGTCACCTTCGATCTGCCGGAGCCCACTTTTCGGCATAAGGCGGTCACAACCTACAAGGCCAATCGGGATGCCACCCCCGACCTGTTGGTGCAGCAGATGGAGTTGGTCCGACGCGTGGTGGACACCCTGGCGCTCCCCGTGGTGGAGGCGCCGGGCTTCGAGGCCGACGACGTGATCGCCACCCTGGCCGAACGGGCCAAGGTCGCCGGTGAGGACGTCATCATCGTCACCGGAGACCGCGACAGCTACCAACTGGTGGAAAACCCGCACGTACGGGTGCTGTACAACCGGCGGGGCGTGTCTGACTACGCGCTGTACGACGAGGAGGGAATCCTCGAGCGCACCGGCGTCAAGCCGTCTGACTACGTGTTCTACGCGGCGCTGCGCGGCGACCCATCGGACAACCTGCCCGGCGTTCCGGGAGTGGGGGAAAAGACGGCGGCCAAGCTGGTGAACAAGTACGGCACGATCGATGAACTGTTCGCCCATGCCGCCGAGCAGACCCCCAAGCTGGCCCAATCACTCGAAGCCAACGAGGATCAGGTGCGCATGAACGCCCAGATGATGGCGTTGATTCGCGATGTGGATCTGGCCGAGGAGGTCACGTCGCTGCGGGTGGGGAGTATCGATGCCGACGAAGTGGCCGAACTGTTCGGCTTTCTCGAGTTTTCCAGTCTGCAAGCCCGGTTTTCCGAGGCGTTCGGCGCGTACCTGAGTGCTCCGCTGGCCGCCGGCGATGCACGAGTGTTGGAGGCCGAGGTGACCGTGCCGGGCACCGCCGTCGAGGCCGCAAAGGCGCTGGAGGCGGCGATCGCCTCCGGGGTCGATGGCCCGGTGGGTGTCGCCGCCGACTGGCTGGGCGATCCCGGGCGTTCACCGCTGGCGGGTCTGGCGGTGGTGACCGATGCGGCTGCCGGGGAGGTGGCGTGGTTTCCTGATCCCGCCACCGGCGTATTGACCGGCTGCGACGACCAGGTGGTGGCGCTGCTCGGAGGCGACGTGCCGTTGGTCGCCCACGACGCAAAGCCGTTGTTGCGGTCGCTGCTGGGCCTGGAGGTGGAGGTGTCCGGCCTGGCGTTGGACACCAAGTTGGCCGCCTACCTGTTGGACCCCGCCGACGCACGGTACGACCTGGCCGAACTGCTGGCGCGCTACGCCGGTGCTGAGATGGCGGGTGCCGAGCCCACCCCGTCCGACCAGTTGGACCTTGGCGATGGACCCAGCGACCAACCCCACCAGGTGATCGCCCGGCGGGCATTGGCGGTGGAGGCGCTGGCCGGGCCGATGCGCGAGGCGCTTGAGGTCCGCGGGCTCGCAGCGCTGAACGACGACGTGGAGGTGCCGTTGGTGCGGGTGTTGGCGCGTATGGAGGACCTCGGCGTTGGCGTCGATCGGGACGCATTGCAGGGCCTGGCCGACCGTCTGGTGGCCGAGGTGGCCGAGGAGCGGGCGGCCATTGTTGCTACCGCAGGCCACGAGTTCAACGTCAACTCCACCCCGCAGCTCCGGCAGGTGCTCTTCGACGAGTTGGGCCTGACCCCGCACAAGAAGACCAAGACCGGCTACTCAACCGATGCCGCCACGTTGGAGAAGCTGCGGGGCGAACATCCCATCGTCGAACACCTGCTTCGCTACCGTGAGGTGGAGAAGCTGCGAAGCACCTACGGGGAGGGACTGCTGTCGGAGATCGCCCCCGACGGTCGCATTCACGCGACCTTCAACCAGACGGTGGCCCGCACCGGTCGGTTGAGTTCGGATCAGCCCAACCTGCACAACATCCCGGTCCGGTCCGAGGAGGGGCGTCTGTTTCGTCGAGCGTTCGTACCGGCGCCCGGCTATCGCCTCTGCGTCGCCGACTACAACCAGATCGAGTTGCGCTGCATCGCCCACCTTTCCCAGGACCCCGGCCTGGTCGGCGCCTTCACGGCAGGCGACGACATTCATGCCCAGACCGCGGCCCGCATCTTCGAGGTGGATGCCGATGAGGTCACGGTTGCCCAACGATCCACGGCCAAGATGGTCAGCTACGGGCTGGCCTACGGCATGGAGGCCTACGGTCTGGGCCAGCGACTGTCGATTCCCACCGGCGAGGCCCAGGTCATCCTGGACGCCTACTTCGAGGGCTTCCCCAACGTTCGGGCCTATATGGAGGGGGCGGTCGCCGACGCCCGGGAGAAGGGCTACACCGAGACGCTGTTCGGCCGGCGCCGTCAGATTCCCGAGCTTGCCTCGCGTGTGCGCGCAGTGCGACAGGCGGGTGAACGTCAGGCGATGAACGCCGGCATCCAGGGCTTGGCGGCCGACATCTTCAAGCTGGCCCTCGTGCGTCTTGATCGCGGGCTCGAGGATCGCGGTGGCACGTCGCGTTTGATCCTCCAGGTCCACGACGAGGTGGTGCTCGAGGTGCCGCCCGCCGATGAGGCTGAAATCACCGCCGTGGTGCTGGACGCGATGTCGGGGGCGTTTGACCTGGCCGTTCCGCTGGAGGTCAACCTGGCATTCGGTGACACTTGGGCCGACGCCAAGGCCTGA
- the rpsA gene encoding 30S ribosomal protein S1 → MTVPLFPNPKAVFVSDPTPTPSETSASSEALESSTDGDAVVATATNDSGEEFVAAVEEFVRSDDDIVFDDVGDALDDLYNSSMVDVEDGQMVTGSVVRIDRDEVLLDIGYKSEGVIPVRELSIRNDVDPSEIVSPGEEIEALVVQKEDKDGRLILSKKRAQYERAWGTIEEIKESTGIVTGPVIEVVKGGLIIDIGLRGFLPASLVELRRVRDLAPYLGRELEAKIIELDRNRNNVVLSRRAYLEETQKEQRDEFLANLAPGERRKGVVSSVVNFGAFVDLGGMDGLIHVSELSWKHVDHPSSVVTVGDEVDVEVLEVDLDRERISLSLKATQQDPWQEFASAHQVGELVYGRVTKLVPFGSFVQVGEGIEGLVHISEMSQHHVDLPEQVVTPGEELWVKIIDLDLQRRRISLSIKQAAEGGIVAAEYQEHFGEHAYDDEGNYIGSGIEGEGPSEAEEAWAAYYAEQGDGEAPGSPEPSAESPAEAETPAEAESPAEEEAVVEAEPAGEASDDSPDA, encoded by the coding sequence TTGACGGTCCCTCTATTTCCCAACCCCAAGGCAGTATTCGTGTCCGATCCGACCCCGACCCCCTCCGAAACCTCCGCATCCAGCGAGGCTTTGGAGTCCAGCACCGACGGCGACGCCGTGGTGGCCACCGCAACCAACGACTCCGGCGAAGAATTTGTCGCTGCGGTCGAAGAGTTTGTTCGCAGCGACGACGACATCGTGTTCGATGACGTCGGTGACGCCCTCGATGACCTGTACAACTCCTCCATGGTGGACGTGGAGGACGGGCAAATGGTCACCGGCTCGGTCGTTCGGATCGATCGTGACGAGGTGTTGTTGGACATCGGCTACAAGTCCGAGGGCGTCATTCCCGTCCGCGAACTGTCGATTCGCAACGATGTCGACCCCTCCGAGATTGTGTCGCCTGGAGAGGAGATCGAGGCCCTCGTCGTCCAGAAGGAAGACAAGGACGGTCGCCTGATCCTGTCCAAGAAGCGCGCCCAGTACGAGCGCGCATGGGGCACGATCGAAGAGATCAAAGAGTCCACCGGCATCGTCACCGGCCCGGTCATCGAGGTGGTCAAGGGCGGCCTCATCATCGACATCGGTCTCCGTGGCTTCCTGCCGGCATCGCTGGTCGAACTGCGTCGTGTGCGCGACCTCGCCCCATACCTGGGCCGCGAACTCGAAGCCAAGATCATCGAGCTCGACCGCAACCGCAACAACGTGGTGCTGTCACGCCGTGCCTACCTGGAGGAGACCCAGAAGGAGCAGCGCGACGAGTTTCTGGCCAACCTGGCCCCGGGCGAGCGCCGCAAGGGCGTCGTGTCGTCGGTGGTCAACTTCGGTGCCTTCGTCGACCTGGGTGGCATGGACGGACTGATTCACGTCTCCGAGCTGTCCTGGAAGCACGTCGATCACCCCAGCTCCGTCGTGACCGTCGGCGACGAGGTGGACGTCGAGGTGCTCGAGGTCGATCTCGACCGCGAGCGCATCTCCCTCTCGCTCAAGGCCACCCAACAGGATCCGTGGCAGGAGTTCGCTTCCGCCCACCAGGTTGGGGAGCTGGTCTACGGCCGGGTCACCAAGCTGGTGCCCTTCGGTTCGTTCGTCCAGGTGGGCGAGGGCATCGAGGGCCTGGTGCACATCTCCGAGATGTCCCAGCATCACGTCGACCTGCCCGAGCAAGTTGTCACCCCTGGCGAGGAGCTGTGGGTGAAGATCATCGATCTCGACCTGCAGCGTCGCCGGATCAGCCTGTCGATCAAGCAGGCCGCCGAGGGTGGCATCGTGGCCGCCGAGTACCAGGAGCACTTCGGCGAGCACGCCTACGACGATGAGGGCAACTACATCGGTTCGGGTATCGAGGGTGAGGGCCCCAGCGAAGCCGAGGAGGCCTGGGCGGCGTACTACGCCGAGCAGGGCGACGGCGAGGCCCCCGGGTCGCCCGAGCCATCCGCCGAATCCCCGGCTGAGGCAGAGACCCCGGCTGAAGCCGAGTCTCCGGCTGAGGAGGAAGCGGTCGTTGAGGCGGAGCCTGCCGGCGAGGCGTCGGACGATTCCCCCGACGCCTAA
- a CDS encoding D-alanine--D-alanine ligase family protein — MAEPVALESSASAGEPNPVGGANRQTPRTGRVDLPERVRLVVLFGGQSAEHDVSRVTARNVLAALDPDRYDVHLIGIARNGRWLQLQGLPALDGAEATALTVSGNHVDPIGHLRHTSTRRHDDDLNGDDLATVVLPLLHGPNGEDGTLQGLLEMSGLPYVGSGVLGSAVSMDKAVAKELCGHAGIPQAGWVALHEREVDVEALASAIERLGLPIFVKPANLGSSVGISKVATADELASAVATALDHDEYIVLEEAVTGREIELGVLGNEAPRVSLPGEIVTGAEFYDYEDKYVTGSAELVIPAELPPEAIEEAQRLALVAYRALRGADLGRVDFFYESPGRGLLLNEMNTMPGFTPASMYPRLWQASGLPYTELIDELVRLALERHAHRGSRRR; from the coding sequence ATGGCCGAACCAGTGGCACTTGAGAGTTCGGCCTCCGCCGGCGAGCCGAACCCGGTGGGCGGTGCCAACCGGCAGACGCCCCGCACCGGTCGCGTCGACCTCCCAGAACGGGTGCGCCTGGTGGTGCTCTTCGGCGGCCAGTCCGCCGAGCACGACGTGTCGCGGGTGACCGCCCGCAACGTGCTGGCTGCCCTCGACCCCGATCGTTACGACGTTCATCTGATCGGCATCGCCCGCAACGGGCGCTGGCTGCAGCTGCAGGGCCTCCCGGCACTCGACGGCGCCGAGGCCACGGCCCTGACCGTCTCGGGCAACCACGTCGACCCGATCGGCCACCTGCGCCACACCAGCACCCGTCGTCATGATGACGATCTGAACGGCGACGACCTGGCGACGGTGGTGCTGCCGCTGCTGCACGGGCCCAACGGCGAGGACGGCACCCTGCAGGGGCTGCTCGAGATGAGCGGCCTCCCCTACGTCGGCAGCGGCGTGTTGGGGTCGGCCGTGTCGATGGACAAGGCGGTGGCCAAGGAGCTGTGCGGTCATGCCGGTATCCCTCAGGCCGGCTGGGTGGCGCTGCACGAGCGTGAGGTCGACGTCGAGGCGCTCGCCTCGGCGATCGAGCGGCTGGGCCTGCCGATCTTTGTCAAGCCGGCCAACTTGGGCAGCTCGGTGGGTATCTCCAAGGTGGCGACCGCCGACGAGCTGGCTTCGGCGGTCGCCACCGCACTCGACCACGACGAGTACATCGTGCTCGAGGAGGCCGTGACCGGCCGGGAGATCGAGCTTGGCGTGCTCGGCAACGAGGCCCCCCGGGTCTCGCTGCCCGGCGAGATCGTCACCGGCGCCGAGTTCTACGACTACGAGGACAAGTACGTGACCGGCTCGGCCGAGCTGGTCATTCCGGCGGAGCTGCCCCCCGAGGCGATCGAGGAGGCCCAGCGCTTGGCGCTCGTCGCCTACCGGGCGTTGCGCGGCGCCGACCTGGGCCGGGTGGACTTCTTCTACGAGTCGCCCGGTCGGGGCCTGTTGCTCAACGAGATGAACACGATGCCGGGTTTCACTCCGGCATCGATGTATCCACGGTTGTGGCAGGCCAGCGGCCTGCCCTATACCGAGCTGATCGACGAGCTGGTGCGCCTGGCGCTGGAGCGCCACGCACACCGCGGGTCCCGCCGACGGTAG
- a CDS encoding UDP-N-acetylmuramoyl-tripeptide--D-alanyl-D-alanine ligase: MQVPLAALTEPLRATLVGSDATIERVITDSRLARPGDLFVPLVAERDGHDFIGAALAAGATAALSERSADNLGLDLAARLLLVAHTGAALNDLAGFARARMSGSVIGVTGSVGKTTVKDLMAGVLATKLVTSASERSFNNEIGVPLTLCNAPDDVEALVVEMGARGPGHIAALCELAHPRVGVVTVVAGAHLELFGDLAGVAVAKGELIEALPADGTAVLNADDPFVAAMAARSAAPVLTFGRAAGDVRAGDIALGDDLRASFLLTSPWGSASVHLAIAGEHHVTNALAAAAVALDAGISVESVAEALGAATISPWRMEVVTTPGGATLINDAYNANPTSMSAALTALGALPARRRVAVLGEMAELGADAEALHHEMVSQARSLGIEVVAVGTDAYGIAEVPPADAAAVLSSLGEGEAALVKGSRVAGLEQLVSWVVGG; the protein is encoded by the coding sequence ATGCAGGTACCCCTCGCTGCGCTCACCGAGCCGCTCCGCGCCACCCTCGTCGGCTCCGATGCGACCATCGAGCGGGTCATCACCGATTCCCGCCTGGCCCGGCCCGGGGACCTGTTCGTTCCGCTGGTCGCCGAGCGCGACGGTCATGACTTCATCGGCGCAGCGCTGGCCGCCGGGGCGACGGCGGCGCTGTCGGAGCGCAGCGCCGACAACCTGGGGCTCGACCTCGCTGCCCGCCTGCTGCTCGTGGCCCACACCGGGGCGGCGCTGAACGATCTGGCAGGTTTCGCCCGGGCCCGCATGTCAGGGAGCGTCATCGGTGTCACCGGCTCGGTCGGAAAGACCACCGTGAAGGACCTGATGGCGGGGGTGCTGGCCACCAAGCTGGTCACCTCGGCGAGCGAACGGTCCTTCAACAACGAGATCGGCGTGCCGCTCACCCTGTGCAATGCGCCGGACGACGTCGAGGCGCTGGTCGTCGAGATGGGCGCCAGGGGCCCGGGCCACATCGCTGCGCTGTGCGAGCTGGCCCACCCGCGGGTGGGCGTGGTCACCGTGGTCGCCGGTGCGCACCTGGAACTCTTTGGCGACCTGGCCGGTGTTGCAGTGGCCAAGGGCGAGCTGATCGAGGCGCTGCCGGCCGACGGCACGGCGGTTCTCAACGCCGACGATCCGTTCGTCGCCGCCATGGCCGCTCGCAGCGCGGCGCCGGTGCTCACCTTCGGGCGCGCGGCAGGCGACGTGCGGGCCGGCGACATCGCCCTGGGCGACGACCTGCGGGCCTCCTTCCTCTTGACCAGCCCGTGGGGGTCGGCCTCGGTGCACCTGGCGATCGCCGGCGAGCATCACGTCACCAACGCGTTGGCGGCGGCTGCGGTCGCCCTCGACGCCGGCATCTCGGTCGAGTCGGTTGCCGAGGCGCTGGGCGCAGCGACGATCAGCCCGTGGCGCATGGAGGTGGTCACCACCCCCGGTGGGGCCACGCTGATCAACGACGCCTACAACGCCAACCCCACGTCGATGAGCGCAGCGCTGACCGCGCTGGGGGCGCTGCCCGCCCGCCGCCGGGTGGCGGTGCTCGGCGAGATGGCCGAGCTGGGAGCGGACGCCGAGGCGCTGCATCACGAGATGGTGTCCCAGGCCCGCAGCCTCGGCATCGAGGTGGTTGCCGTCGGCACCGACGCCTACGGGATCGCCGAGGTCCCACCGGCCGATGCGGCGGCGGTGTTGAGCTCGCTCGGGGAAGGGGAGGCGGCGCTGGTCAAGGGCA
- a CDS encoding AAA family ATPase, with translation MAEALPGWTDVADPPTTKPAIKVSVAIVEAHQSTRDHLIKLLRSGGTPFGSMADLAARVTGNVPVVMVLGPSCNNHNDLGAAQRVIQTNPTLGAILIAEQRDRNSLQTAMRYDIPDVIELGNEAAELSDTVRRVALTLDADARLEVLDPQKVPLGTSSIQPAPPPRRGAEPGEPAQTVSRQPRFDAGHLIAGLEGGRPGDGLGKVITVFSTKGGAGTSMLATSLAVSLTQRSSGPVCLIDADLQFGDAAVMLKLTPRHTIVDAVAALDRIDPNFLGQLLMTHEPSGLRVLAAPLEPAFADRIGASDMVQIVEMLRTFCSVVVIDTPAYFNDVVLSLVEISDEILLLAGMDIPNIKNVKTGLQTLRLLGTPMERVRLVLNRANAKVKLDVGEVERTLQLTADSLIPSDICVPQAVNKGVPVVLHAPRSGVAKAINALADLVAPQPRTRRR, from the coding sequence ATGGCCGAGGCACTACCGGGATGGACCGACGTGGCTGATCCACCAACAACCAAACCCGCCATCAAGGTGTCGGTGGCGATCGTGGAGGCCCATCAGTCGACTCGGGACCACCTGATCAAGTTGCTGCGCAGCGGAGGCACCCCTTTTGGGTCGATGGCCGATCTGGCCGCCCGAGTCACCGGCAACGTGCCGGTGGTGATGGTGCTCGGCCCGTCCTGCAACAACCACAACGATCTGGGCGCTGCCCAGCGGGTGATTCAAACGAATCCCACGCTGGGGGCGATCCTGATCGCCGAGCAGCGTGACCGCAACTCGCTACAGACGGCGATGCGGTATGACATTCCCGATGTCATCGAGTTGGGCAACGAGGCTGCAGAGCTCTCCGACACCGTGCGTCGGGTTGCCCTCACCCTCGATGCCGACGCCAGGTTGGAGGTCCTCGACCCTCAAAAGGTTCCTCTCGGCACGTCGAGCATCCAACCAGCGCCTCCGCCCCGACGTGGCGCCGAACCTGGAGAACCAGCTCAGACGGTGTCGAGACAGCCCCGTTTCGATGCAGGTCACCTCATCGCCGGCCTGGAAGGCGGTCGCCCCGGGGATGGCCTGGGCAAGGTCATCACCGTGTTCTCCACGAAGGGCGGAGCCGGCACGTCGATGCTGGCAACCTCTCTGGCGGTTTCGTTGACCCAACGGTCGTCCGGTCCGGTCTGCTTGATCGACGCTGATCTGCAATTCGGTGACGCTGCGGTCATGTTGAAGCTGACGCCTCGTCACACCATCGTGGACGCGGTGGCGGCATTGGATCGGATCGACCCCAACTTTCTGGGCCAGTTGCTGATGACCCATGAACCATCGGGGCTGCGCGTGCTTGCCGCCCCTTTGGAGCCTGCGTTTGCGGATCGGATTGGGGCGTCCGACATGGTGCAGATCGTCGAGATGCTCCGAACCTTCTGCTCGGTGGTGGTGATCGACACCCCCGCCTACTTCAACGACGTGGTGCTGAGTCTGGTGGAGATCTCCGATGAGATCCTGCTGCTGGCCGGAATGGACATTCCCAACATCAAAAACGTCAAGACCGGGCTGCAGACGCTGCGTCTCCTCGGCACCCCGATGGAGCGGGTCCGGTTGGTGCTCAACCGTGCCAACGCCAAGGTGAAGCTGGACGTTGGCGAGGTGGAACGCACCCTGCAGCTCACGGCCGACTCACTGATCCCATCGGACATCTGCGTGCCGCAGGCCGTCAACAAGGGGGTGCCGGTGGTGTTACACGCTCCACGTTCGGGCGTCGCAAAGGCCATCAACGCGCTGGCCGATCTGGTTGCGCCGCAGCCGCGTACTCGGCGCCGCTGA